The Sulfurospirillum sp. UCH001 genome segment AGGGTTTTGCATTTCAAAACCTAAAAATTTAGAACAAATACTAGGAGAAATTAAATGAAATACGGTGAACAAATTATTAAAGAATTTGATGTTGAAAAAGATTTAGAAATTTGGCCAAATCAGCATAAAAAAAATTATGTGATTAAACTCACATTACCAGAGTTTTGTTGCCTTTGCCCACGAAGTGGTTATCCTGATTTTGCAACAATTTATATTGATTATATTCCTGATGAACTTGTTGTAGAACTTAAAGCTATCAAACTTTACATCAATAGCTTTATGAACCGTAACATCAGCCATGAAAACAGTGCCAATGAAATTTATGACCTACTCGATCGTAAACTCAAGCCAAAATGGCTTAAAGTAGTCGCTGATTTTAACCCAAGAGGTAATGTGCATACAGTTATTGAAATTGACTCCAAAATGGTTAGAAATGAGAGCTTATGCTAAATCCAAAACTCATTGAGCAGTTCTTTGGAGCTGCTTCTATTCAGCGTTGGAATGATTATCCGCGTATGGTGGAACTGGTAGAACTCGACAAACAAGCGCATAAATTCATTATTGCTTATTTTATTGCAAAGATGGAGTCAAAAGAGAATATTGATATGCGCTCTTTGATTGAAGCAGGTATTTTTGAATTTCTACGTCGTGTTGTTGTCACCGATATTCGCCCTGATGTTTTTCGTAAAGCACTTCAAAAAAAAGAGAAAGAGATCAATACATGGGTACTCTCTCAACTCTATGATTCTTTAAGTGATATCGAAAATGGAGCGTTTTATAAGCGTTTCGAAATGTACATTAGCGATAGTTCTATGTATAAAAAAGAGCGATTTATTCTCAAAGCAGCTTCATATATGGCAACACGCTGGGAATTTTCGATAGTCTATCAAACCAGCCAATTTTTAAACAATATTGATCGTGTCAAAGAGGCAGTGGAAGAAGAAATAGAAGACTATTATGAACTTATAAGCGTTCGTAAAATGGCTATGAATAAAAAAATCTCTAAAATTATAGACCTCAGTGGACGACTTCGTTTTCAAAAACGTTGGGCACAAACACCTAGAATTCCAGAAACTTCTGTATTAGGGCATATGCTCATTGTAGCAATTTTGGGCTATTTTTATTCTCTCTCAGCAAAAGCATGCGACCAACGATTGGTCAATAACTTCTTTTGTGCACTTTTTCATGATTTTCCAGAAGCGCTAACAAGAGACATTATCTCTCCAGTCAAGTATTCTGTAAGTGGGCTTGATGATATTATCAGTGAATTTGAAATTAAGATGATTGAAGAAGAGATACTTCCTTACCTTCCGGAGGGACTTATAAAAGAGTTTAAATATTTACTTGGATTGTATGGCGATAATCAAAAAAATGAGTTTATGAACCGTATTTTTGAGCATGAAATTACAGCAGTTGAAGATCTGTCTCACTACAACGAGAATAAATTTAATGCCATTGATGGAAAAGCGCTTAAAAATTGTGATAACTTGGCTGCATTTATTGAAGCGACACTTTCTATTTCACACGGTGTAAAGTCTAAAGAGCTCACACAAGGTAAAGAGCATATACGTCATAAGCTAAAAGAAAAAGGGAAAATGGGTAATGCTGATTTTTATGAATTGGCATTGGAAATTGAAAATTATTTTGGAGTATGAACGTAGAGGTAAAAAAACCCTCTCCCAGATGACTGCGGCACACACCTAAAAAAAGTGCTCTGCTGTGTTCCCACCCTGAAGCTTTGCTCTTAAAAGACATTGCACAGGTCTAGAAGAAGGCGAAGCGTATTTTACCCAAAAATTCTTAAACAAAAGAATTATTCTGCCTCTTCGAGGCAAGCTTTAGTGCCCCAGCGGCTAGCGTAGTCTTTTGAGCTTTGCTTGAAAGACGAGAATAAAGATAATGAGGACATTTATGGTTGATCCAAAAATTGAAGAGAGTTGGAAAAGTGTTTTAAAAGAAGAGTTTCAAAAGCCCTATTTTGAGAGTTTAAAAAGTTTTTTAGTTGAAGAAAAAAAACATCATACAATCTATCCAAGTGGAACAAATATCTTTGCTGCATTTGATAATACACCTTTTGACAAGGTTGAAGTAGTTATTTTAGGACAAGACCCTTATCATGGAGCAGGACAAGCACATGGACTTTCTTTTTCCGTACAAGATGGCGTGCCTCATCCACCCTCTTTGCAAAATATTTTTAAAGAACTACGCGATGATTTAGGGTGTGCTATTCCGCAAAGTGGGAACTTAACAGCATGGGCAAAACAAGGCGTTTTTTTACTCAACACAGTTTTAACGGTACGCTCTAGCGAAGCAAATTCTCACCGTGGACAAGGATGGGAAAATTTCACAGATGCTGTCATTAAACTTTTAAGTAGCCAAAAAGAGCATTTGGTATTCATTCTTTGGGGAAGTCCTGCTGGAGCAAAAGCATCATTAATTGATAGCAAAAAACACCTTATTTTACGTGCTCCTCATCCCTCTCCTCTCTCCTCATATCGTGGATTTTTTGGATCTAAACCTTTTTCAAAAAGCAATCATTATTTAATCAACAATGGTAAAAAACCTATTGAGTGGTGTTTGGCTTGAATGTAAAAGAGGCTATTTATGAGTGGTATATAAAAAATGGTCGTCATGATCTTCCATGGCGACAAACTGATGATGCCTATAAAATCTATCTCAGTGAAATCATGCTACAACAAACACAGGTTAAAACGGTTTTAGAACGCTTTTACTTTCCCTTTTTAGAACGCTTTCCAACGCTTAAAAATGTTGCTGTTGCACCCTTGGATGATGTGTTAAAGATGTGGGAAGGATTGGGCTATTACACCCGAGCTAAAAACCTTCATCATACTGCCATAACATGCAATGGCATTTTGCCAAAACGACCAGAGGAACTAGGTGGACTTAAAGGCATAGGGAAAAGCACCGCACACGCTATTTGTGCATTTGCTTACCATCAGCCGTTGCCGATTCTTGATGCAAATGTAAAGCGTATTTTATGTCGCTACTATGCGCTTCAGACAAAAGATGAAAAAATTCTTTGGGAAAAAGCGTGGAAACTTCTTAATACACAACATCCTTATGAGCATAATCAAGCAATGATGGATATAGGCTCACTTATTTGTACTCCCAAAAACCCTCACTGTTTAGAGTGTCCACTGCATATCTCATGTAAAGGGAAAGAAGAACCTGAAAGGTATCCACTCAAAGTAAAGAAAGCATCAATTCCTACAAAACAGCGTTTTGCTTTAGTGATTATGCAAGAGGGAAAGTTAGGGCTTATCCAGCGTAAAGAGAAGTTACTGCATGGACTTTGGGGTTTTGTCCAGGTCGATGTTTGTCCAAGTAATGCCAACTATTTAGGGAGAGTTTCTCATACGTATAGCCATTTTAAACTGGAGCTAGATGTTCTTATTCTTAATGAATCTACAGAAAAAGTAGATGGTTATTTTACAAATGAAGAAATAACACAACTTGCCCTTTCCACTGTAGATAAGAAGATTTTAGCTTTGTGTTCCATGATGGGGAATATACCCCCTACTTCCTAACAATAAAAGAAGTGTTCCACAAAGACTTACAACCATCATAACACCCGTAATAGGTAAAAGAGTACTATCATGCATTGAGCTTGCGACAAAGCCCATAAATGCGCCTACACTGTACTGCAAAACTCCAACAATTGCATTGGCAGAAGCGCTAATAGTTGGAAAAAATTCTAGCGTTAAAGAGATGGCATTTGAAAAGATGAAACCTAGTGTCCCAATATAGAAAGAAATCAGTGGAAAGAGAAGATAAAGATTGCCATCTTGAAAGACAAATAATAAAACACCAAGAATAGATTGCGTGGTCATACCAAAACGGAGCAAAACAAGTGGCTCATTTCGTTTTACAAGCCATGCATTAAGCCGCCCACACGCCATAAGTATCATCACGCTTACGCCAAAAAAGAGTGCAAATTTTCCAGCGCTCAGATGAAAATGCTCCATGTATATAAATGATGAAGAGGTGATGTAGGTGTACATTCCTGATGTACATAAAATTTGCGAAATAATAAAAACCATTGCTTGTTTATGAGTAAGAACATTTTTATAGTTTTGAATAGGCGTAATTTTGCTGCGTTTTTGTTTAACAGGTGGAAATCTAAAAAGGTAAAAACCCAGTGCAAACAGCGTATAAATTCCTAAGAGAATGAAAATAATTTCCCACTCAAAAAATTTAAGGACTAAAGAACCAAGTGTAGGTGCCAGAAGTGGAGCCATGAGCATAACCATGGCTATCAGTGAAAAGATGCGAGCACTCTCTTTACCATCAAACATATCACGAACGGTTGCTGAAACATTGACGGTTGCAATGCCTCCACCAAAGGATTGAAGGGCTCTTAATATCCAAAATGTTTCAACTTGAGGCGTAATGGAGAGTAAAAAACTACTGAGTCCAAAGACAATAAGACCAATAATAACCATAGGGCGTCTGCCATAAGCATCAGATATAGGGCCGCCAAAAAGCTGCCCCATTGCCATACCAAAAAAATAGATACTAAGACTAAATTCTATATTAGGAATACTTGTATGTAATTCTGTTGCTATAGCAGGAAATGCGGGTAAATACATATCAATTGCCAAAGGTGTAATAGCTGAAAGTGCAGCAAGTGTTAAAACGATTTGGCGTTCAGTGAGTGTGTGGGACATTAAAAATTCTCGTTAGTTAAAGTAATGTGATTATAGGAAAATAGTTTAAACCCTGTGTTAATAGCAGATAAATGCTGTTTCGAAACAGACTAAAAGTTAGTATTTTGAATAAATTCAGTATTAATAGATGTTTAAGTAGATAAAACTTAGAATATTTAATAAGTGATATGTGATAACATATTAAATATTATATAGAGGTTGTTAATGTATTGAGTTAAATTATGAAAGGGAGGTTTTGATGTCAAAGCAAACTATTGGGATGATTGTTCCTATTGCTGTGCTTTTTGTGTTGTGGTTTTTGCCTACTCCTCAAGGACTAAGTCTTGAAGGATGGCATTTTTTAGCTATTTTTTTAGCAGTGATCATTGGGCTTGTGATTGAACCTGTTCCAGCGGCACTGGTTGGTTTAGTAGGAATTAGTGTTGTTGCTTTGCTTGGTTTAGCGGGTAAAACTCCAGCTGCCAATGTAAAATGGGCACTCTCAGGATTTTCAAACTCCACAATTTGGCTTATTTTTGCTGCCTTTATGTTTGCAATGGGGTATCAAAAAACAGGTCTTGGAAAGCGCATCTCTTTAGTGATGATTAAATATATGGGCAAAAGTTCACTAGGGCTTGGTTATGCAGTTGCTTTTGCAGATCTCGTATTATCGCCTTTCATGCCATCCAATACAGCGCGAGGCGGTGGTACTATCTATCCTATTGCCATCAACATTCCTATTATTTTTGGCTCTACACCAGAACATGAACCGCGTAAAATGGGAGCATATATCACATGGATTGCTATGACAGCAACCTGTGTCACCAGTTCGATGTTTCTAACGGCACTGGCACCCAACCTTTTGGCGATAGACTTAATCGCAAAAGGGGCTAATATAACCATAGAATGGGGAGCTTGGGCAAAAATCATGATTCCTTTAATGCTACCTCTCTTTTTAGTAACACCCCTTTTGGTTTATTTGATCTATCCACCAACCCAAAAAACCTCTCCAGAAGCACCTGCTTGGGCAGCAGAAGAACTCAAAAAAATGGGCACCATTAGTTTAAAAGAGATTTTAATGGCATCCTTCGCAGGGCTTGCACTTATTCTTTGGATTTTTGGTAAAGAGTTTAAAATCGATGCAACGATAGCTGCAGTTTCTATTGTTGCTGCAATGGTTTTAACACGCGTAATCACATGGGATGATGTCATTGGCAATAAACCAGCATGGAATATCTTTATTTGGTTTGCAACGCTTGTAGCGCTTGCTTCAGGACTCAATGATGTGGGCGTTTTAAAATGGATAGGCAAAGGTACTGAAGTGTATCTCTCAGGCCTTACTCCTACGATGTTGATGATTTCGATGATAGTCTTTTTCTTTATGTTGCATTACTTTTTTGCAAGCTTGACAGCACATACGACAGCATTGTTGCCTATTTTCATTGTGATTGCAGCAAAACTGATTGCACCTGAGCAGTTAACAACATTCATGATTTTGCTCACAAGTACAATAGGACTTATGGGGATTATTACACCTTATGGCACAGGACCTTCGCCGATTTGGTACGGTGCAGGATACATCTCGCAAGGAAAATGGTGGGCACTAGGTGCTATATTTGCTCTCATTTTTATGTCAGTATTATTACTAGGAGTATTTATTTTCCTCTAAATAGATTTATCCTTACATGGAAAAGCCATGTAAGGATTTTTTATAGGTGAACGAAAAACGTTTAAATTATAAATGTGATAAAATATCACATATTACGAAAATGAAGGAGAGTAGATGTCAACTCCAAATGAGACCCAAAAAATGGTTGATATTTTGGGAAAGTTTATCGATGTAGTTTCGAAAGAACTGCCTGATGATGTGATGGCAAAACTGACTGAACTTAGAACACAAGAAGCAAGCCCTTTAGCAAAAACAATTTACGATGTCATGTTTGAAAATATGGATAAAGCTAAAAAGCTCAACCGTCCAACATGCCAAGATACAGGTGTGATCCAATTTTTCATAAGAGCAGGTGCAAAATTCCCCCTTTTAGGAAAGCTTCGAGAGATTTTAAGAGAGGCAACCATACAAGCAACGAAAAGTGCACCATTACGTCTTAATGCGGTAGAGGTATTTGATGAAGTGAACACAGGAACCAATGTAGGTACGAATGTCCCTTTTATTGAGTGGGAGATTGTGGATGATAGCTCCAATGTGGAAATCGAAGTCTATCAAGCCGGTGGTGGGTGTTCCTTACCGGGAAGAAGTATTGTATTGCCACCGCTTGCAGGGTATGAAGGAGCGATGAAGTTTGTATTTGACACCATTGTAGATTGGGGTATCAATGCCTGCCCTCCTCTTGTTGTTGGGGTAGGCATCGGAACGTGTTCAAACTCAGCAGCACTTCTTTCAAAGAAAGCAATGTTACGTCCTGTAGGCAGTGTTCATCCTCATCCAAAAGCAGCGGAGATGGAGAAAAAAATTGAAGAAGGACTCAATGCCATTGGTCTTGGACCACAAGGTATTTCTGGAAAAAACAGTGTCATGGCAGTCCATGTTGAAGGAATGGCACATCACCCTTCCGTTTTAGGGGTAGGTGTTACGGTAGGATGCTGGGCAAACAGGCACGGTGTCATTCGTTTTGATGAACATATGAACTATGAGATTGTTTCGCATAAGGGAGTAAGACTATGAAAAAAATTTTAACAACTCCAATTTCTGATGAAGATATCAAATCGCTCAAAGTAGGAGACATCGTTTATTTAACAGGTACGCTTGTAACGTGTCGTGATGAAGGGCATCGTAGAGTTGTTGCAGAGGGAATTATGCCAAAGCTTCCGATGGATCGCATCGCTATTTTTCATGCAGGTCCCATTGTAAAAGATGTTGAAGGTGGTTGGGAAATGGTTTCCATTGGACCAACAACGAGTATGCGAATGGAACGCTATGAAAAAGAGTTTTTAGCAAAAACGGGTGTTAAACTGGTAATTGGTAAAGGTGGCATGGGTGCAAAAACAGCAGAAGGTTGCAAAGAAAGTACGGCTGTTCATGCTGTTTTTCCTGGTGGATGTGGTGTGGTTGCCGCAGAACAAGTCGAAAAAATTGAAGATAAAGAGTGGCCAGAATTTGGTATGCCAGAGGCTTTTTGGGTTATGAAGGTGAAGGAGTTTGGACCATTGATTATTTCGATTGATACAGAAGGCAATAACCTTTTTGAGGCCAACAAAGTTACGTTTCATCAGAAAAAAGAAGAAGCATTGAAAAAGACAGCATCACACATTGTTTCGATGATTGCTAAGAGTTAATACTAGAGGCGCTTTTTGCGCCTCTTTTAATTAGTTTTTGTAATTTGCTAGTGTACTGTTCATACTGTAGATGATATGTTGACGCATGGTTTCGCATGCACCTTCATAATCTTTTTTCTCTAGCTGTTCAACAATTTTATTGTGATCTGCTAAAGAAATTCCTGCATATTCTTGAGCTGTGACCAAATGGTTCATTGATAAACCATTCCATAGTAATGAGAGAAATGATTTGAGTTTTTCACTATCTGCTGCTTCCCAAATCGTCATATGAAAGGCTTGATTAGCAAGATTGTAGGCTTCGGTATCGCCTGCTTCTTTGGCACGTTGACCTTGCTTGTTGACAGTCTGAATGGCTTTGAGTGTTTCGTCATTCATATGTTGACACGCACGTCTAAGCGCTTCGGTTTCAAGCAATATACGCATTTCATAGTGATCTTTAATAGCTTCAATCGAAATACCTTTGACAATAGCACAACGATTTTGGCGAAGTTCGAGTAGACCTTCATTGGCAAGAATTTGAAATGCTTCACGTACGGGCGTGCGAGACATACCAACTTGCTCACCAATACTGTCAAGTGTGATGGATTGACCTTTGCTGATACCACCAGAAAGGATTGAAGAGCGCAGTATGGAAGCTACCTGTTCACGAGCGGGTAACATTTGTACTTTTTTGAGATTGATCATAAAATGCTCTTTATAGTTCTATATTTATTTAAGTATAGCATGACAAGGCTATCTTTTCAAGAAAAGAGCTATTTTCTTTTTTTATTTTCAAACTTTTATAGTGCTAAACAGCTCACTTTTTATTGCTTTAAGTTGTACCGTTATACAATAAAACATGAACGTTCAATTAAGGAGAAATGTGATGCTAAGAGATGTAATAACATGTTTGATTGTTCTATGTTTCCTTAGCGGATGCAACAGTAAAGAAGAAAAAAATACAGATACAAAAGCAGTTCAAAGTGTTGATGCTACGTATCAAAAGACGATTAAAGAAGAGGTCTTAAAAACCATTAATGATCCCAAGTCGTATCAAGAACTTTCATGGAAAAAACTCAAAAGTGGTGATGTTGTAAGCTCACGTATTGGCAAAAAAGTTGTCTTTATAGCCCATTCATTTAAGGGTAAAAATATCTACGGTGGGGCAATTACACGTGAAAATATTTACTTTATAGGCGAAGATAAGCCTAGTCTTATTATAGATTTTGATGTGAAAGTGGCTTTTGAAGAGTTCTTAGCGAACAAGAGCATCATAAATCTTTTTGCAACAAGTATATGGGATATAGAAAAATTGCATGCAGAGTATAAAAAGAGTGCAACAGATCTTGATGCGAAAGAAACTATCAAAGATTTTATCTATTCGATCAAGCGCTTTAGTAAAGCCGATCAAGACTATTTAGCAGATTCTATTTCGAATGCAAACAATCCGCTCTCTATCGCAAAAAATGTGGCACTTTTTATGAGCATTAGGCTCTTTCCTGAGTTGATTGAAGAGTTACTGTTTAATGAAATAACCTATAATGGAAAATATAAATAAGGAGCTATGATGAAAAATGTTGTAAAACTCTTATCTCTTTTAGCGTTTTGTACACAATTATCGTATGCAGATGACCTTATGGATGGACTATCAGCATATGAACGAAATGACTTTGGCACTGCGGCAGAGTTTTTTCAAAAATCGTGTGACAATGACAATGCTGAGGCATGCTACAATCTTGCAAATATGTACGATTCTGGGCTTGGCATTTATAAAGACGATCAAAAAGCGGTTATGTTGTTTACAAAAGCGTGTGATGGTGGATTTATCGACAGTTGCTACAATCTTGGTATGATGTACGATTCTGGTGAAGGGGTTACCAAAGATGTAGTAAAAGCCTTTACGCTTTTTTATAAAACATGTGAAAAAGGGCATACCAGAGGGTGTTACAATGTCGCATTGATGTACTACAAAGGACAAGGTGTTCAAAAAAATTATCCAAAAGCATTTGAATTATTTCAAAAAACATGTGATGAAGGGTATGAAAAAAGTTGCTATAACCTAGGAGTAATGTACCGTAACGGACAAGGTGTGACGCAAAACCTAGATAAAGCATTAGCACTTTATAAAAAAGCGTGTGAACAAGGTCTTTCTATCGCATGCGATAAGTATGGAAAACTAAGAAGCGAGATGCAATAATGTATTGTGTAGATACGGTTTTTACCAGTATCTTCCATAATATAGAATTCAAATGAAACGCCATTTTCAAATTCTTGAACGCTTTCGTCGCTCTCTTCTCACAGGGCAGCAGTTACACGAAAGCGTTCCCTCTAGTCACGTCAAAAATTTCCGAGACATATCAGCTCTTTCCTATTCTGAAGTATTGGAAAAACTCCAAAGTAATCAAGAAGGCTTGACACAAAGCGAAGCGCATCATCGTTTGCATCTTTATGGTCACAATGTTGTTGCTACACATCAAAAGCAGCACAGTTTGCTTATTCTCTTATCGAAGTTTAAAGAGCCTTTGGTTGTGATGCTTTTGATTTTAGCGCTCATTAACCTTGTCTATATTCAAGATCTCAAATCGGCAAGCGTGATTGGCGCCATGACATTAATTAGTGTTGTTTTATCATTTACACAAGAGATACGTTCAGGAAAAGCAGCAGAAAAACTCAATGCAATGGTATCATCCATGGCGACTGTTGGGCGTAATGTTAATGGCAATATATCGTTATTGCAGTTGCCGATTTCTATGCTCGTTCCTGGGGATATAGTGCACTTAGGAGCAGGAGATATTATCGCGGCAGATATGAGAATTCTTACTTCAAAAGAGCTTTTTGTTAACCAATCTACATTAACAGGTGAAGCAATGCCTGTTGAAAAAAATGAACAAAGCAATGCGCTCCATAATGAAAGTATTTTCGATCTTTCCAATATGTGTTACAGAGGGAGTCATGTCGAAAGTGGTTCTGCTGTTGGCATAGTGGTTCAAACAGGTAAAAAGACTTATTTAGGCTCTATTGCTACGATGCTTGAACACCAGCCCTCTTTGACAACATTCGATAGAGGCATTAAGAAATTTACATGGATGATGATTACATTTATGCTTATCATGACTCCTGTTGTTATTGTGATCAACGGTTTATTAAAACACGATTGGGCAGAAGCTTTTTTATTTGGTCTATCGGTTGCCGTAGGGCTTGCACCTGAAATGTTACCGATGATCGTTACTGTTAATTTGGCCAAAGGTGCGATGAGACTTTCTCAAAAAAAAGTAATTGTCAAAAATCTTCAAGCCATTCAAAACTTTGGTGCTATGGATGTATTGTGTACCGATAAAACGGGAACACTCACGCAAGATAAAATTATTTTAGAGCGTCATATTGATGTTACTGGAAATGAGAATGCGCATGTTTTGGAGTTAGCGTACATCAACAGCCATTATCAAACGGGGCTGAAAAATCTTCTCGATATGGCAATTTTGCAATATGTTCAGTACGAAAAATTACAAAAAAGCGATTATGTACGTAAAATCGATGAAATTCCTTTTGATTTTAGTCGTAAACGCATGTCTGTTGTTATTGAGAATAATGCTTCAAAAAAACATCTTATGATTACGAAAGGTGCGGTTGAGGAGATTATCGCTTTGTGCCATACATTTGAGCATCGAAGTGAAAATTTGGCATTTGATGCTTTTAACCAAGAATGTGCTTTTCAAACAGTGAAACGGCTCAATGAAGAAGGGTTTAGGGTTATTGCTATTGCTTCTAAAGAGGTAGATGTTTTACAAAGGAACTTTACGCCAGAAGATGAATGTGATTTGACATTAAACGGATTTATCGCTTTTCTTGATCCTGCTAAAGAAGGTGTAAAAGAAGCACTTGATGCACTTCATGGCTGCGGTGTTGCAGTTAAAGTTTTAACAGGAGATAATGAAGTTGTAACACGAAAAATATGCCATGATGTGGGGTTGATGATTACACGTGTTTATAAAGGTTCAGATATCGATACTATGAGTGATAAAACACTCAAAATTGCTGTGGAAGAAGCGAATATTTTTGTCAAACTTTCACCTTCTCATAAAGCACGCATCGTTGAAGCATTGAACCATAATGGTCATACGACAGGCTTTTTAGGGGATGGTATTAATGATGCTTCAGCCCTTCAAATGGCTGATGTTGGGCTTTCTGTTGATACGGCAGTGGATATTGCTAAAGAGAGTGCCGATATGATTCTTTTAGAAAAAAGCCTTCTTGTGCTCCAACAAGGTGTGATCAGTGGAAGAGAGGTCTTTGGAAATATCATCAAATACATAAAGATGAGTGCCAGTTCGAATTTTGGCAATATGTTTAGTGTTTTAGGCGCTAGCCTCTTTTTACCCTTTTTACCTATGCGTCCTATTCAAATTCTTACGAACAATTTTCTTTACGATTTATCCCAATCAACAACGCCCACCGATAATGTTGATCCGGAGTTTATAGCAAAACCTCGTAAATGGGACATTGGAGGATTGCGCAATTTTATGTTGGTAATGGGGCCAGTGAGTTCGTTGTTTGACTATATATTGTTTGCCGTTATGTTGTATATCTTTCAGTGTTGGGAAAATCCATCGTTATTTCAAACAGGTTGGTTTGTGGAGTCGCTGGTATCGCAGACGATGATCGTGCATATCTTGCGCACCAATAAACTTCCTTTCATTCAAAGTGTTGCGAGCGTTCCTGTTCTTATTATGACATCATTTGTAATGCTCTTTGGTATGTTTCTACCCTACTCTCCTTTTGCGCAAACTTTGGGATTTCAAGCATTGCCGATGTTGTATTGGTTTATATTGTTAATGATGATGTTAGCGTATATTGTCTTGGCGCAAAGCGTGAAACAATGGTATAGTAATCATTATGAGAGTTAAGCTTTATCATGAGATAGTGAGTTGTGAAGTGGCGGGCAGAGGGGGAGACATTCCCAATTCCCATTGTAACCAGAAACCCCGTAATTTAGGGGTTTTAAACGCATTTTATTCCTTTTTTTTGATGATTATAACATAAAAAAAGTTGGACAAGTTGGACAAAAAGTTGGACACTTGTATATTTTTCTTTTCTCTCTTTTTGTTCATTAGAACAAAAACACATTACCAATAAACTAACTTTTTACCGAAATGAAATGTAGGGTAAAAAAAAGTTAGTTTATTGTCATAAGGTGTTATTACCCACGTCTAACTTTTTAATCTATAATTAAGTTTATAAATTAAAAAAGGAGAAAAAATGGGAAATAATACATTCTTATACAAAGAAATAAATTTTACGAAAAACGGTAAAAAAGTATTTCAAAACACTAAAAATTGTTATTCACAAATGATAACAAGTTTAAAACATTCGTTAAGGGTTTTAGAAGAGGAAAAAATACATATAAACACCGAGAAAACACACGAAAATGATTATATTTCTGATTTCAATTTTGACACAAATGAAGAATTATTATTAAAAATTGAACAAGATATAAAAGACAATATAAAAAAATTTGAAAACATTAACAACGAAGAAGAAAGAAAAAAGATTTTAAAAGACTTCCAAAATTCAAAATCATCAATTTCCAAAAAAATTCCACTGGAATTACTAGAATTAGAGTTGGAACAAAGTAAAAATGCTGGAACTGTTTTACATAATATAGTCTATAAACACAAAATTAAAAACGTTAAAGTAAAAGACAAAAGAACAATAAAAACATTGGAAAATTACATTTTTTTAAAAAATGAAATGATTAAATTAAAACAAAAAACACGTAAATATAATAATCAAATTA includes the following:
- the ttdA gene encoding L(+)-tartrate dehydratase subunit alpha; its protein translation is MSTPNETQKMVDILGKFIDVVSKELPDDVMAKLTELRTQEASPLAKTIYDVMFENMDKAKKLNRPTCQDTGVIQFFIRAGAKFPLLGKLREILREATIQATKSAPLRLNAVEVFDEVNTGTNVGTNVPFIEWEIVDDSSNVEIEVYQAGGGCSLPGRSIVLPPLAGYEGAMKFVFDTIVDWGINACPPLVVGVGIGTCSNSAALLSKKAMLRPVGSVHPHPKAAEMEKKIEEGLNAIGLGPQGISGKNSVMAVHVEGMAHHPSVLGVGVTVGCWANRHGVIRFDEHMNYEIVSHKGVRL
- a CDS encoding tetratricopeptide repeat protein; amino-acid sequence: MKNVVKLLSLLAFCTQLSYADDLMDGLSAYERNDFGTAAEFFQKSCDNDNAEACYNLANMYDSGLGIYKDDQKAVMLFTKACDGGFIDSCYNLGMMYDSGEGVTKDVVKAFTLFYKTCEKGHTRGCYNVALMYYKGQGVQKNYPKAFELFQKTCDEGYEKSCYNLGVMYRNGQGVTQNLDKALALYKKACEQGLSIACDKYGKLRSEMQ
- the ttdB gene encoding L(+)-tartrate dehydratase subunit beta, with amino-acid sequence MKKILTTPISDEDIKSLKVGDIVYLTGTLVTCRDEGHRRVVAEGIMPKLPMDRIAIFHAGPIVKDVEGGWEMVSIGPTTSMRMERYEKEFLAKTGVKLVIGKGGMGAKTAEGCKESTAVHAVFPGGCGVVAAEQVEKIEDKEWPEFGMPEAFWVMKVKEFGPLIISIDTEGNNLFEANKVTFHQKKEEALKKTASHIVSMIAKS
- the mgtA gene encoding magnesium-translocating P-type ATPase, with translation MKRHFQILERFRRSLLTGQQLHESVPSSHVKNFRDISALSYSEVLEKLQSNQEGLTQSEAHHRLHLYGHNVVATHQKQHSLLILLSKFKEPLVVMLLILALINLVYIQDLKSASVIGAMTLISVVLSFTQEIRSGKAAEKLNAMVSSMATVGRNVNGNISLLQLPISMLVPGDIVHLGAGDIIAADMRILTSKELFVNQSTLTGEAMPVEKNEQSNALHNESIFDLSNMCYRGSHVESGSAVGIVVQTGKKTYLGSIATMLEHQPSLTTFDRGIKKFTWMMITFMLIMTPVVIVINGLLKHDWAEAFLFGLSVAVGLAPEMLPMIVTVNLAKGAMRLSQKKVIVKNLQAIQNFGAMDVLCTDKTGTLTQDKIILERHIDVTGNENAHVLELAYINSHYQTGLKNLLDMAILQYVQYEKLQKSDYVRKIDEIPFDFSRKRMSVVIENNASKKHLMITKGAVEEIIALCHTFEHRSENLAFDAFNQECAFQTVKRLNEEGFRVIAIASKEVDVLQRNFTPEDECDLTLNGFIAFLDPAKEGVKEALDALHGCGVAVKVLTGDNEVVTRKICHDVGLMITRVYKGSDIDTMSDKTLKIAVEEANIFVKLSPSHKARIVEALNHNGHTTGFLGDGINDASALQMADVGLSVDTAVDIAKESADMILLEKSLLVLQQGVISGREVFGNIIKYIKMSASSNFGNMFSVLGASLFLPFLPMRPIQILTNNFLYDLSQSTTPTDNVDPEFIAKPRKWDIGGLRNFMLVMGPVSSLFDYILFAVMLYIFQCWENPSLFQTGWFVESLVSQTMIVHILRTNKLPFIQSVASVPVLIMTSFVMLFGMFLPYSPFAQTLGFQALPMLYWFILLMMMLAYIVLAQSVKQWYSNHYES
- a CDS encoding GntR family transcriptional regulator → MINLKKVQMLPAREQVASILRSSILSGGISKGQSITLDSIGEQVGMSRTPVREAFQILANEGLLELRQNRCAIVKGISIEAIKDHYEMRILLETEALRRACQHMNDETLKAIQTVNKQGQRAKEAGDTEAYNLANQAFHMTIWEAADSEKLKSFLSLLWNGLSMNHLVTAQEYAGISLADHNKIVEQLEKKDYEGACETMRQHIIYSMNSTLANYKN